One region of Bernardetia sp. genomic DNA includes:
- a CDS encoding S41 family peptidase gives MSDSNSNSSNERLIYTRSISKENKAKTKSTVSAAQIKLPIFTAIALGVGLIFGARFFGGNTTSLTSALSDLQTQESASDQAKKMRQVLSYIEDYYVDTVNLTEITDHAIKEMLSKLDPHTSYIPAKDVEIMNSQLEGDFEGIGVEFVLFDDTIQVVMPVANGPSEKAGIEAGDRIIKVDDTQVAGVGIDNRKVFDVLRGEKNSKLNLTVFRPYQNKELTLTVERGTIQTNTVEVGYMLTSTTGYIKVSRFGMNTFKEFETQLSKLLRAGMKDLVLDLRGNPGGYMDQAVKLVDELLAGKEMIVYTDGKKDRFDSEEKAHRKGDFEEGAVVVLLDEGSASASEIVAGALQDNDRALIVGRRSFGKGLVQKPITLRDGSELRLTISRYYTPSGRSIQKPYSDTTDYSLEIVERYTNGELYQADSSKIDTEKKYKTLHGRIVYGSGGIMPDIFIPRDTSYFTPYIDSLYSKNVVRDWTSTYFNNNKEKLKQMQLEDFISNFEINKEMENDFLRYARARNIGFNSAEYQVSRAFILNQLKSSIAKLGWQNEGYYPIRNKEDNEIKAALENLEKAEDLKKYYLKEKE, from the coding sequence ATGTCAGATAGTAATTCTAATTCTTCTAATGAGCGTCTTATTTATACACGTTCTATTTCGAAAGAAAATAAAGCCAAAACAAAATCTACAGTTTCTGCTGCTCAAATCAAATTACCTATTTTTACAGCCATCGCATTAGGAGTAGGACTTATTTTTGGCGCACGTTTTTTTGGTGGAAATACTACTTCTCTTACCTCAGCTTTATCTGACCTACAAACACAAGAAAGTGCTTCCGACCAAGCTAAAAAAATGAGACAAGTACTCTCCTATATTGAAGATTATTATGTAGATACTGTTAATCTTACAGAGATTACAGACCACGCTATAAAAGAGATGCTCTCCAAACTAGACCCACATACGAGCTACATTCCTGCCAAAGATGTAGAAATAATGAACTCTCAACTAGAAGGTGATTTTGAAGGAATAGGAGTCGAATTTGTTCTTTTTGATGATACTATTCAAGTGGTAATGCCTGTTGCAAACGGTCCTTCAGAAAAAGCTGGAATAGAAGCAGGAGACAGAATTATTAAGGTAGATGATACACAAGTAGCTGGTGTGGGTATAGATAATAGAAAAGTTTTTGATGTATTGCGTGGAGAGAAAAATTCTAAATTAAATCTAACTGTTTTTCGTCCTTATCAAAACAAAGAATTAACCCTTACTGTAGAACGTGGTACAATTCAGACAAACACAGTAGAAGTGGGATATATGCTCACTTCCACTACTGGTTATATTAAAGTTTCTCGCTTTGGAATGAATACATTTAAGGAATTTGAAACTCAGCTTAGCAAACTTTTGCGTGCAGGAATGAAAGATTTGGTCTTAGATTTACGTGGAAACCCAGGAGGATATATGGATCAAGCTGTGAAGTTGGTAGATGAGCTTTTGGCAGGCAAAGAAATGATTGTCTATACCGATGGAAAAAAAGACCGATTTGATAGTGAAGAAAAAGCACATAGAAAAGGCGATTTTGAAGAAGGTGCAGTGGTTGTGCTTTTAGATGAAGGAAGTGCTTCGGCTTCTGAAATTGTGGCTGGTGCTCTACAAGACAATGACAGAGCCTTGATTGTGGGCAGACGCTCATTTGGAAAAGGATTGGTTCAAAAGCCCATTACATTAAGAGATGGTTCAGAACTTCGTCTTACCATTTCAAGATACTACACACCAAGTGGACGCAGCATCCAAAAACCATATAGCGACACAACCGATTACAGCCTAGAAATCGTAGAACGCTACACCAACGGTGAACTCTACCAAGCTGATAGTTCGAAAATAGATACAGAAAAAAAATATAAAACTCTTCATGGCAGAATCGTCTATGGAAGTGGTGGCATAATGCCAGATATTTTTATTCCTAGAGATACCTCATACTTTACACCTTACATAGATTCATTGTATTCTAAAAATGTTGTTAGAGATTGGACAAGCACCTATTTTAACAATAACAAAGAAAAGCTAAAGCAAATGCAGTTAGAAGATTTTATTTCTAATTTTGAAATCAATAAAGAAATGGAAAATGATTTTCTTCGTTATGCAAGAGCTAGAAATATAGGTTTTAACAGTGCAGAATATCAAGTTTCAAGAGCATTTATTTTAAACCAACTCAAATCTAGCATAGCAAAACTAGGCTGGCAAAATGAAGGATATTATCCTATCAGAAATAAAGAAGACAATGAGATTAAAGCAGCCCTAGAAAATCTTGAAAAAGCAGAAGATTTGAAGAAATATTATTTGAAAGAAAAGGAGTAG
- the apaG gene encoding Co2+/Mg2+ efflux protein ApaG has protein sequence MFGELFSAITDGILVRVRTEFHKKHSRNGNFVFTYHITITNTGNQTVQLMRRHWHIYDSKGTYQEVEGEGVIGKQPILKSGQSHHYVSGCHLKSDIGKMYGKYLMKRLDDDSLFEVKIPDFSLIDPVRFN, from the coding sequence ATGTTTGGAGAACTCTTCAGTGCGATAACCGACGGTATTTTGGTGCGTGTACGTACCGAATTTCATAAAAAACATTCTCGCAATGGCAACTTTGTGTTTACCTACCATATTACTATTACCAATACAGGTAATCAAACGGTTCAGCTTATGCGCCGTCATTGGCATATCTACGATTCGAAAGGAACATACCAAGAAGTAGAGGGGGAAGGAGTGATTGGAAAACAACCTATTTTGAAATCTGGACAAAGCCATCATTACGTTTCGGGCTGCCACTTAAAGAGCGATATAGGAAAAATGTATGGTAAATATCTTATGAAACGATTGGACGACGATTCTCTTTTTGAAGTCAAGATTCCAGATTTTTCTCTGATTGACCCTGTGAGGTTTAATTGA
- the ung gene encoding uracil-DNA glycosylase, translating to MDVKIADSWKTHLEAEFSQPYFEKLALFLRQAVQEEKIYPPGKLIFNAFEKCSFEDTKVVILGQDPYHGAGQANGLSFSVSDGVRIPPSLKNIFQEIHDDLGKEIPKSGNLERWAEQGVLLLNAVLTVQASKPASHKKKGWEEFTSAVLKLVSDEKENLVFMLWGKDAQKRGEIIDREKHLVLESPHPSPYSVHTGFFGNKHFSQANTYLKEKGKEEIDW from the coding sequence ATGGACGTAAAAATTGCTGATTCTTGGAAAACACATTTGGAAGCAGAGTTTAGCCAACCCTATTTTGAAAAACTCGCTCTTTTTTTGAGACAAGCCGTACAAGAAGAAAAAATTTATCCCCCTGGAAAACTCATTTTCAATGCTTTTGAAAAATGTAGTTTTGAAGATACAAAAGTCGTCATTTTAGGACAAGACCCTTATCATGGCGCAGGACAAGCCAACGGACTTAGCTTTTCGGTAAGTGATGGTGTACGTATTCCTCCATCACTCAAAAATATTTTTCAAGAAATTCACGACGATTTGGGAAAAGAAATTCCTAAAAGTGGCAATCTAGAACGTTGGGCAGAGCAAGGCGTATTACTTCTCAATGCTGTCTTGACTGTACAGGCTTCCAAACCTGCATCACACAAGAAAAAGGGCTGGGAAGAATTTACTTCGGCTGTTTTGAAACTCGTTTCTGATGAGAAAGAAAACCTTGTTTTTATGCTGTGGGGGAAAGATGCTCAAAAGCGTGGTGAAATTATAGACAGAGAAAAACATTTGGTACTGGAGTCGCCCCACCCTTCACCATATTCTGTGCATACTGGTTTTTTTGGAAACAAACATTTTAGCCAAGCGAATACTTACCTCAAAGAAAAAGGTAAAGAAGAAATAGATTGGTAA
- a CDS encoding leucine-rich repeat domain-containing protein: MKKLLSLFRLSIFCGMCFFLTTQANAQLSTSWWNSLDKKWQQVFMTKFGVSASPSSAELAKIYAAEKLDCKKSGLTTLEPLANLKNLKILWCDGNTGISSLEPLRNLTNLKELDCSETGVSDLEPLRSMTNLSRLDCYDTRISNLAPLSGMRKLRVLDFSNTPVSNIFPLKYIKSLEVLYMARTKVASLAPLKDLTNLGELTFSETKVSSLAPLSNLTKLREIVFAKTEVSDLSPLSKASMLSIVYCENTKVSEENANALQKKQPSCTVFF, encoded by the coding sequence ATGAAAAAATTGCTTTCTCTTTTTCGCCTAAGCATTTTTTGTGGTATGTGTTTTTTCCTAACAACACAAGCCAATGCACAGCTTTCTACGAGTTGGTGGAACTCATTAGATAAAAAATGGCAACAAGTTTTTATGACAAAGTTTGGTGTGAGTGCTTCACCCTCTTCAGCCGAACTAGCTAAAATATATGCAGCAGAAAAACTAGATTGCAAGAAAAGTGGACTCACTACTTTAGAGCCTTTAGCTAATCTTAAAAACTTAAAGATACTTTGGTGTGATGGAAACACAGGTATTTCTTCTTTAGAGCCTTTAAGAAATCTTACCAACTTAAAAGAATTAGACTGTTCGGAAACAGGAGTCAGTGACTTAGAGCCTTTGCGTTCTATGACAAACCTTAGCCGTTTGGATTGTTATGATACTCGTATTTCTAACCTTGCGCCTTTGAGTGGAATGCGTAAACTTAGAGTGTTAGACTTTTCCAACACACCTGTAAGCAATATTTTTCCATTAAAATACATCAAATCTTTAGAAGTGCTTTATATGGCTCGCACAAAAGTAGCTAGTCTTGCACCTTTAAAAGACCTTACTAATTTAGGAGAACTTACCTTTTCAGAAACTAAAGTTTCTAGTCTTGCACCACTTTCAAACCTTACCAAATTAAGAGAAATCGTATTTGCTAAAACTGAAGTTTCAGACCTTTCTCCTCTTAGCAAAGCGAGTATGCTTTCTATCGTTTATTGTGAGAATACAAAAGTAAGTGAAGAAAATGCAAATGCGCTACAGAAAAAACAACCTAGCTGTACTGTCTTTTTCTAA
- a CDS encoding GNAT family N-acetyltransferase, translating into MNTEKNALENIQLESKNLILNSLSYKDIPKIIEYAGNRKVSDNLLNLPFPYHERDAVFWINMANEGRDIGDAYKFAIRLKADQALSFIGGIGLMIDKKHNKAELGYWIAEPFWGQGLVSEAVGAMIKFGFEVLELNKIFANHFISNPASGKVMIKNGMIKEAYIKDHYKKGDEYMDVIQYRLTKEEYQMRS; encoded by the coding sequence ATGAATACCGAAAAAAATGCTCTTGAAAACATTCAACTAGAAAGTAAAAATCTAATACTAAATTCTCTTTCCTATAAAGATATTCCAAAAATTATTGAGTATGCAGGAAACCGTAAAGTATCAGATAATTTACTCAATTTGCCTTTTCCCTACCATGAAAGAGATGCTGTATTTTGGATAAATATGGCGAATGAAGGACGTGATATAGGAGATGCTTACAAATTTGCTATTCGTTTGAAGGCAGACCAAGCATTGAGCTTTATTGGAGGAATTGGTCTGATGATAGATAAGAAACACAATAAAGCAGAACTGGGCTATTGGATAGCAGAGCCTTTTTGGGGGCAAGGACTGGTAAGCGAGGCTGTCGGAGCAATGATAAAATTTGGTTTTGAAGTCTTAGAGCTTAACAAAATATTTGCAAACCACTTTATAAGCAATCCTGCATCTGGAAAGGTCATGATAAAAAATGGAATGATAAAGGAAGCGTATATAAAAGACCATTATAAAAAAGGAGATGAGTATATGGACGTGATACAATATCGTCTGACAAAAGAAGAGTATCAAATGAGGTCTTAG
- a CDS encoding GNAT family N-acetyltransferase, with translation MLEFKVIEHNSKEYWDTVHLRELVLRQPLGMRFSSEELELENSSYHIAAFDENHKIIGAAMFVPLSSKKLKMRQVVIATDWQRRGIGKELVEFAETFAKSKHYELIEANVRQTAMGFYESMDYKKVGKEFTEVGIAHMKVEKNLA, from the coding sequence ATGTTAGAATTTAAAGTTATCGAACACAATTCAAAAGAATATTGGGACACTGTTCATTTAAGAGAACTGGTCTTGCGCCAGCCTTTAGGAATGCGCTTTTCTTCTGAAGAGTTAGAGCTAGAAAATAGTAGCTATCACATTGCAGCTTTCGATGAAAATCATAAAATAATTGGAGCAGCTATGTTTGTTCCTCTCTCGTCTAAAAAATTAAAAATGCGACAGGTAGTGATAGCAACAGATTGGCAACGCCGAGGAATAGGAAAAGAACTTGTTGAGTTTGCTGAAACCTTTGCAAAATCTAAACATTACGAACTCATTGAAGCAAATGTTAGGCAGACTGCTATGGGGTTTTATGAGAGTATGGATTATAAAAAAGTAGGGAAAGAATTTACAGAAGTAGGTATTGCTCACATGAAAGTAGAGAAAAATTTGGCATAA
- the frr gene encoding ribosome recycling factor — translation MQEEIDMYLEDAKEQMEKAIKHTISEFSKIRAGKPTASMFDSIMVDYYGTQTPLAQVANISIPDVKTVVIKPWEKNMVAEITRAIRESNLGFNPMGEADLVRINVPALSGERRQELVKQAKNEAEEGKIGVRNARKTTNNALRSIEGVSEDLVKGAEHKVQALTDDYTKKIDDLLQKKEKDITTV, via the coding sequence ATGCAAGAGGAAATTGATATGTATCTTGAAGATGCAAAAGAACAAATGGAGAAAGCTATCAAGCATACTATTTCAGAATTTAGTAAGATTCGTGCAGGAAAGCCAACAGCTTCTATGTTTGATAGTATAATGGTAGATTATTACGGAACACAAACACCACTTGCACAAGTTGCAAACATTTCTATTCCTGATGTAAAAACAGTAGTGATAAAGCCTTGGGAAAAAAATATGGTAGCTGAAATTACTCGTGCTATCCGTGAGAGCAATCTAGGTTTCAACCCTATGGGAGAAGCTGATTTGGTTCGTATCAATGTACCAGCTCTTTCAGGAGAGCGTCGCCAAGAACTTGTAAAGCAAGCCAAAAACGAAGCAGAAGAAGGAAAAATAGGTGTTCGTAATGCTCGTAAAACTACCAACAATGCCCTTCGCTCTATTGAAGGAGTTTCAGAAGATTTAGTAAAAGGAGCAGAACATAAAGTACAGGCTCTGACAGACGACTATACAAAGAAAATTGATGACCTCTTACAGAAAAAAGAGAAAGACATCACAACAGTATAA
- a CDS encoding AMP-binding protein yields MSESITVYPSEPVLYFPFEVCEGRVGRKVVMSQLAEVVLCSSYNKRVVDFCLEWQSNKNDFVVHTSGSTGIPKPIRLTREQMQKSVEATAKELNLLSNERFFVCLNTEYIAGIMMLVRGMELNAEMVIVPPKRNPLEDFDENTWFDFAAFVPMQLQAILEETPQKIKILKQMKAIIVGGAPVSYSLLKKIRTIKELQRVPIYATYGMSETVTHIALKRLNGKGKKEISATYKTLPHVNIKTDERGCLIISAPQTLDREIVTNDLVDIKSQNEFEWLGRADFVINTGGVKIFPEKVESFIERSFYELDTKKRFFITSISDETLGEKIILVIEGVPFSRTFEKELLLHLKNNLPPYHAPKSFFYLETFVLTKTDKIDRKKCMELIFENY; encoded by the coding sequence ATGTCAGAATCTATTACTGTATATCCATCTGAACCTGTCCTTTATTTTCCCTTTGAAGTATGTGAGGGTAGAGTGGGTAGAAAAGTTGTGATGAGTCAGCTTGCTGAAGTTGTTTTATGTAGTTCCTACAACAAGCGTGTTGTTGATTTTTGCTTAGAATGGCAAAGTAATAAAAATGATTTTGTGGTTCATACGTCAGGTTCAACAGGAATCCCTAAGCCTATTCGCCTTACTAGAGAGCAAATGCAAAAAAGTGTTGAAGCAACAGCTAAGGAATTGAATTTATTATCTAACGAACGTTTTTTTGTTTGTTTGAATACAGAATATATTGCAGGTATTATGATGCTTGTGCGTGGGATGGAATTGAATGCAGAAATGGTAATTGTTCCTCCTAAGAGAAATCCTTTAGAAGATTTTGATGAAAATACGTGGTTTGACTTTGCAGCCTTTGTACCTATGCAGCTTCAAGCTATTTTAGAAGAAACCCCTCAAAAAATAAAGATTTTAAAGCAAATGAAGGCTATTATTGTTGGAGGTGCGCCTGTTTCTTATTCTCTACTGAAAAAAATTCGTACTATAAAAGAGCTTCAAAGAGTTCCTATTTATGCCACCTATGGAATGAGTGAAACAGTTACACATATTGCCTTAAAAAGACTCAATGGAAAAGGAAAAAAAGAAATTTCAGCAACCTACAAAACACTTCCCCATGTAAATATAAAAACAGATGAGCGAGGTTGTTTAATCATTTCTGCCCCACAAACATTAGATAGAGAAATTGTAACCAACGATTTGGTAGATATAAAAAGTCAGAACGAATTTGAGTGGCTTGGACGTGCAGATTTTGTTATCAATACAGGAGGAGTAAAAATCTTTCCAGAAAAAGTTGAAAGTTTTATCGAACGTTCTTTCTATGAGTTAGACACAAAAAAACGATTTTTTATAACTTCTATTTCAGATGAAACTCTTGGAGAAAAAATAATTTTGGTAATAGAAGGAGTACCATTCTCAAGAACTTTTGAAAAAGAATTGTTATTACATCTAAAAAATAATCTTCCTCCATATCACGCTCCCAAATCATTTTTCTATCTTGAAACATTTGTTCTTACAAAAACAGACAAAATAGATAGAAAAAAATGTATGGAACTGATTTTTGAAAATTATTAA
- a CDS encoding PepSY domain-containing protein, whose amino-acid sequence MEHLLKFQTLLRCFIAVTLLHTITFVSFGQQAGGGGNTDESMKEILQPYEIKLTDAIGNPTFIDFISTKVKSDDKSVYEFLKKVYGFDEKTTFVEKQGSYLVQNGIHSKKLFQYYKGIKVEWGQIVITYKDGFLRSVNGHFTPTTNAPTFTLMSAVNAVELTLQKIGATEYAWQNPLMEKQIKEETQNPKATHYPKAELLLIDRNITKKNTDVRLVYKLEIYALSPENHKNYFVDATTGEIIYEESLIMHDRRFRNNSLFRSSKT is encoded by the coding sequence ATGGAACACCTACTAAAGTTTCAAACCCTACTGCGATGTTTTATAGCAGTTACATTACTACACACCATTACCTTCGTGTCTTTTGGACAGCAAGCGGGGGGGGGGGGTAATACTGATGAATCTATGAAAGAGATTCTACAACCCTACGAAATCAAACTAACCGATGCTATCGGAAACCCTACTTTTATTGATTTTATTTCTACAAAAGTAAAATCAGACGACAAGTCAGTATATGAGTTTCTCAAAAAAGTATATGGCTTTGATGAAAAAACTACGTTTGTAGAAAAACAAGGCTCTTACCTAGTACAAAATGGCATTCATTCTAAAAAACTATTCCAATATTATAAAGGAATAAAAGTAGAGTGGGGACAAATTGTGATTACTTACAAAGATGGTTTCTTACGTAGCGTAAACGGACATTTTACACCTACTACTAATGCTCCTACCTTTACGCTAATGTCAGCAGTAAATGCTGTAGAACTAACACTTCAAAAAATTGGTGCAACAGAATATGCTTGGCAAAATCCGTTGATGGAAAAGCAAATCAAAGAAGAAACTCAAAATCCAAAGGCAACACACTATCCTAAGGCAGAACTTCTTTTGATAGACAGAAACATCACAAAAAAAAATACGGATGTCCGTCTAGTGTATAAATTAGAAATTTATGCGCTGTCGCCAGAGAACCACAAAAATTATTTTGTAGATGCCACTACTGGAGAAATCATCTATGAAGAATCTCTCATCATGCATGATAGGAGGTTCAGGAACAACTCGCTATTCAGGTCATCAAAAACTTGA